One genomic region from Litorilinea aerophila encodes:
- a CDS encoding globin domain-containing protein: MEREIYVPPMQPGQIPAPSREIYGLMGEENIFAMLEDFYRELEQSSIRAMFPEDMVAASRKSAAFFVGLLGGPPLYHQRYGPPRMRARHMPFVIDEAARQEWLACFDRVLARAVEKYNFPPQHLPGFRAFLEGFSAWMVNSR, from the coding sequence ATGGAGCGAGAAATCTACGTGCCCCCCATGCAGCCGGGCCAGATCCCGGCCCCCAGCCGGGAGATCTACGGGCTCATGGGGGAAGAAAACATCTTTGCCATGTTGGAGGATTTTTACCGGGAGCTGGAGCAGTCGTCCATTCGTGCCATGTTCCCAGAGGACATGGTGGCCGCGTCCCGCAAGTCGGCCGCCTTTTTCGTAGGCCTGTTGGGCGGACCGCCCCTCTACCATCAGCGCTACGGCCCGCCCCGGATGCGGGCCCGCCACATGCCCTTCGTCATCGACGAGGCGGCCCGGCAGGAATGGCTGGCCTGTTTCGACCGGGTGCTGGCCCGGGCGGTGGAGAAGTACAACTTCCCGCCCCAACATCTGCCGGGCTTCCGGGCCTTTCTGGAAGGGTTCTCGGCGTGGATGGTGAACAGCCGTTGA